Proteins encoded together in one Ipomoea triloba cultivar NCNSP0323 chromosome 4, ASM357664v1 window:
- the LOC116017599 gene encoding glutaredoxin-C11-like gives MERIRELSSKKAAVIFTKSSCFMCHSIKALFYELGASPAVHELDQDVSGREMEWALRSMGCNPSVPAVFVGGHFVGSAKDVISLHLDGSLKQMLINAKAIWF, from the coding sequence atgGAGAGAATTAGAGAGTTGTCGTCAAAGAAGGCGGCGGTGATCTTCACCAAGAGTTCTTGCTTCATGTGCCACAGCATTAAGGCGCTGTTCTACGAGCTGGGAGCCAGCCCGGCGGTGCACGAGCTCGACCAGGACGTCAGCGGCCGGGAAATGGAGTGGGCATTGCGGAGCATGGGCTGCAACCCTTCCGTCCCCGCCGTCTTCGTCGGCGGCCACTTTGTCGGCTCCGCCAAGGACGTCATATCTCTTCACCTCGATGGTTCTCTCAAACAAATGCTCATTAACGCTAAGGCCATTTGGTTCTAG
- the LOC116016289 gene encoding glutaredoxin-C14-like, which yields MDKVRRLTADNGVLIFSKTTCCLCYAVDILFQELRVEPRVHNIDLDPDGKEIEKALLAMGCANAVVPAVFIGGKLVGSTNEVMSLHLSGSLLQLLKPYQLLHH from the coding sequence ATGGATAAGGTGCGGAGGTTAACGGCCGATAACGGCGTCCTGATCTTCAGCAAAACCACGTGTTGCCTCTGCTACGCGGTGGACATCCTGTTCCAGGAACTCCGGGTGGAGCCGCGCGTGCACAACATCGACCTCGATCCCGACGGCAAGGAAATCGAGAAGGCCCTGCTGGCCATGGGCTGCGCTAATGCGGTGGTCCCGGCCGTCTTCATTGGCGGCAAGCTCGTGGGCTCCACCAACGAGGTCATGTCTCTCCACCTCAGCGGCTCCCTCCTCCAACTCCTCAAACCTTATCAGCTCCTCCACCATTAG
- the LOC116016288 gene encoding E3 ubiquitin-protein ligase MIEL1-like, which translates to MNMEVGDVTPTGVQHDDQTVSREDFGKMLFGCEHYRRRCKIRAPCCNEIFTCRHCHNEAKSGLSDPKERHELVRRDVKQVICAVCNTEQQVAGVCLNCGVKFGDYFCEICRLYDDDTTKDQYHCNECGICRIGGRENFFHCQKCGSCYSVGLRDNHMCVENSMKSYCPICYEFLFESLKSTMIMKCGHTMHMDCYREMVHQNQYRCPICSKSVLNMSRTWERLEEEIQSTVMPEEYFYEVPILCNDCNNTSTANFHILGHKCKHCSSYNTRMVKADRR; encoded by the exons ATGAATATGGAAGTAGGCGACGTTACCCCCACCGGCGTCCAACATGATGATCAGACTGTTTCCAGAGAAGACTTTGGAAAGATGCTATTCGG ATGCGAGCATTACCGGAGGCGATGCAAAATCCGAGCTCCCTGTTGCAACGAGATTTTCACTTGCCGGCACTGTCACAACGAAGCTAAG AGCGGGTTGAGTGATCCTAAGGAACGCCACGAACTCGTTCGCCGTGATGTTAAACAG GTTATTTGTGCCGTGTGCAATACAGAACAGCAG GTTGCAGGAGTCTGTTTGAACTGTGGAGTCAAATTTGGGGATTACTTCTGTGAAATTTGCAGACTCTATGATGATGAT ACAACAAAAGACCAGTATCACTGCAATGAATGTGGGATCTGTAG GATTGGAGGTCGTGAAAACTTCTTTCACTGCCAGAAGTGTG GTTCTTGCTATTCGGTGGGTTTGCGTGATAATCATATGTGTGTTGAGAACTCAATGAAGAGCTACTGTCCCATATGCTATGAG TTTCTTTTTGAGTCGCTGAAAAGCACAATGATCATGAAGTGTGGACATACTATGCACATGGACTGCTATAGAGAGATGGTTCACCAAAATCA GTACAGATGTCCAATCTGCAGCAAGTCGGTGCTCAACATGTCCAGAACCTGGGAAAGATTGGAGGAGGAG ATTCAAAGTACAGTGATGCCTGAGGAGTACTTCTATGAA GTTCCAATCCTCTGCAACGACTGCAACAACACCAGTACAGCAAATTTCCACATTCTCGGCCACAAATGCAAGCACTGTAGTTCATACAACACCCGCATGGTAAAAGCCGATCGCCGATGA
- the LOC116016287 gene encoding zinc finger protein CONSTANS-LIKE 13-like isoform X1 codes for MLKEQEERRRLCDFCGYCTAVLYCTADSAKLCLSCDREVHSTNQLFTKHTRSLLCDACDSSPASIFCSTDAAVLCHTCNWESHSPALSPAHDCHPVEGFSGRPSLSELLSVLGFENVSKKSLLSGDDADNYEYLDYLVWDTPSVVASVDDYSVPLPKNQNAACGQHKADILCQLRDMLKLEPNFTTEDEDFEPLRSFQSMEPKSTELKQKASGFQGGTDTSKFVEQGIASSLFCGFVETNCLVPDKNSDTGEGSVLANDHSKGKCQHSSITDTQQALPRVAPRELNSQERETAITRYKEKRKTRRFEKQIRYESRKARAESRARIKGRFAKKDERDSAMHR; via the exons ATGCTGAAAGAACAGGAAGAACGACGTCGGCTGTGTGATTTCTGCGGCTACTGCACGGCGGTGTTGTACTGCACAGCAGATTCAGCGAAGCTTTGCCTCTCCTGTGACCGGGAGGTGCACTCCACCAACCAGCTCTTTACCAAGCACACCCGCTCCCTGCTCTGTGACGCCTGCGATTCCTCCCCTGCTTCCATATTCTGCTCTACGGACGCTGCCGTCCTCTGCCACACCTGCAACTGGGAGTCTCACAGCCCCGCCCTTTCGCCAGCTCATGATTGCCACCCGGTTGAAGGGTTTTCCGGGCGGCCTTCCCTGAGTGAGCTGCTATCTGTTCTTGGGTTTGAAAATGTGAGCAAGAAGTCCCTTTTGTCCGGTGATGATGCCGACAACTATGAGTATTTGGATTATCTTGTTTGGGACACACCTTCAGTTGTCGCTAGTGTAGATGATTACAGCGTCCCTCTCCCAAAG AATCAAAATGCTGCCTGCGGACAACACAAAGCTGACATTCTTTGTCAGCTTCGTGATATGTTGAAATTGGAACCAAATTTCACCACTGAGGATGAAGATTTTGAGCCCTTGAGGAGCTTTCAGTCCATGGAACCTAAGAGCACAGAACTTAAACAGAAG GCAAGTGGTTTTCAGGGTGGCACTGATACCAGCAAATTTGTGGAACAAGGAATTGCTTCTTCCTTGTTTTGTGGATTCGTGGAGACAAACTGTTTAGTTCCTGATAAAAATTCAGACACTGGCGAGGGTTCAGTTCTAGCAAATGATCACAGCAAAGGGAAGTGTCAACATTCTTCCATTACTGACACCCAGCAAGCGCTTCCTAGAGTTGCTCCTCGCGAGTTGAACAGCCAGGAAAGAGAGACTGCAATTACTAGGTACAAGGAGAAAAGGAAAACACGGAG ATTTGAGAAACAGATAAGGTATGAGTCGCGCAAAGCCCGGGCAGAGAGTAGGGCTAGAATCAAAGGGCGTTTTGCCAAGAAAGATGAGAGAGACAGTGCTATGCATAGATGA
- the LOC116016287 gene encoding zinc finger protein CONSTANS-LIKE 13-like isoform X2, giving the protein MLKEQEERRRLCDFCGYCTAVLYCTADSAKLCLSCDREVHSTNQLFTKHTRSLLCDACDSSPASIFCSTDAAVLCHTCNWESHSPALSPAHDCHPVEGFSGRPSLSELLSVLGFENVSKKSLLSGDDADNYEYLDYLVWDTPSVVASVDDYSVPLPKNQNAACGQHKADILCQLRDMLKLEPNFTTEDEDFEPLRSFQSMEPKSTELKQKASGFQGGTDTSKFVEQGIASSLFCGFVETNCLVPDKNSDTGEGSVLANDHSKGKCQHSSITDTQQALPRVAPRELNSQERETAITRYKEKRKTRR; this is encoded by the exons ATGCTGAAAGAACAGGAAGAACGACGTCGGCTGTGTGATTTCTGCGGCTACTGCACGGCGGTGTTGTACTGCACAGCAGATTCAGCGAAGCTTTGCCTCTCCTGTGACCGGGAGGTGCACTCCACCAACCAGCTCTTTACCAAGCACACCCGCTCCCTGCTCTGTGACGCCTGCGATTCCTCCCCTGCTTCCATATTCTGCTCTACGGACGCTGCCGTCCTCTGCCACACCTGCAACTGGGAGTCTCACAGCCCCGCCCTTTCGCCAGCTCATGATTGCCACCCGGTTGAAGGGTTTTCCGGGCGGCCTTCCCTGAGTGAGCTGCTATCTGTTCTTGGGTTTGAAAATGTGAGCAAGAAGTCCCTTTTGTCCGGTGATGATGCCGACAACTATGAGTATTTGGATTATCTTGTTTGGGACACACCTTCAGTTGTCGCTAGTGTAGATGATTACAGCGTCCCTCTCCCAAAG AATCAAAATGCTGCCTGCGGACAACACAAAGCTGACATTCTTTGTCAGCTTCGTGATATGTTGAAATTGGAACCAAATTTCACCACTGAGGATGAAGATTTTGAGCCCTTGAGGAGCTTTCAGTCCATGGAACCTAAGAGCACAGAACTTAAACAGAAG GCAAGTGGTTTTCAGGGTGGCACTGATACCAGCAAATTTGTGGAACAAGGAATTGCTTCTTCCTTGTTTTGTGGATTCGTGGAGACAAACTGTTTAGTTCCTGATAAAAATTCAGACACTGGCGAGGGTTCAGTTCTAGCAAATGATCACAGCAAAGGGAAGTGTCAACATTCTTCCATTACTGACACCCAGCAAGCGCTTCCTAGAGTTGCTCCTCGCGAGTTGAACAGCCAGGAAAGAGAGACTGCAATTACTAGGTACAAGGAGAAAAGGAAAACACGGAG ATAA
- the LOC116016583 gene encoding protein TRANSPORT INHIBITOR RESPONSE 1-like, with protein sequence MAYSFPEEVLEHVFSFLSSDKDRNAVSLVCKSWFEIERWCRRRIFVGNCYAVSPSIMIRRFPEVRSLELKGKPHFADFNLVPENWGGFVYPWIIAMSRSYPWLEEIRLKRMVVNDESLELIARSFKNFKVLVFAFCEGFTTDGLAAITAKCRNMKELTLRECDVEDLSGYWLIDLSENCTSLESLDITCLSCEVSFSALERLVSRCPNLRTLRLNRALPLEKLHILLRRAPQLVELGTGALTAEVRSDTFSNLADAFSGCKQLKGLSGFWDVTPAYLPAIYPVCYGITSLNLSYASIQSPDLFKFVSQCHNLQRLWVQDYIEDIGLEAIAASCKDLQELRVFPSDPYGADPNVILTEQGLVAVSEGCPKLQSVLYFCRQMSNAALDAIARNRPNMIRFRLCIIEPRTPDYLTLEPLDTGFGAIVQHCKDLRRLSLSGLLTNRVFEYIGSHAKKLEMLSIAFAGDNDLGLHYVLSGCESLRKLEIRDCPFGDKALLANAAKLEKMRSLWMSSCSVSFRACKLLGQKMPRLNVEVIDERGPPNSRPEDDPVEKLYIYRTVRGPRLDTPEFVWTMHEDAALRFS encoded by the exons ATGGCGTACTCGTTTCCGGAGGAAGTGTTGGAGCACGTGTTCTCGTTTCTGAGCTCCGACAAGGACCGGAACGCGGTGTCGCTGGTGTGTAAGTCGTGGTTCGAGATCGAGAGGTGGTGCCGGAGGAGGATATTCGTCGGAAACTGCTACGCCGTGAGCCCTAGCATCATGATCCGCCGTTTCCCCGAGGTCCGATCGCTGGAGCTCAAGGGGAAGCCTCATTTCGCGGATTTCAATCTGGTTCCCGAGAACTGGGGCGGTTTCGTCTACCCCTGGATTATCGCCATGTCCCGCTCGTACCCTTGGCTCGAGGAGATTAGGCTCAAGAGAATGGTCGTCAACGACGAGAGCTTGGAGCTCATCGCTAGGTCCTTTAAGAACTTCAAGGTCCTCGTCTTTGCGTTTTGCGAGGGGTTCACTACTGATGGACTCGCCGCCATAACCGCCAAGTGCAG GAATATGAAGGAACTAACCCTGCGAGAGTGTGATGTGGAGGACCTAAGTGGGTATTGGCTTATTGATTTATCTGAGAACTGCACGTCGCTGGAGTCTCTTGACATAACTTGCTTGAGCTGTGAGGTGAGCTTCTCAGCTCTGGAGCGATTGGTTTCCAGGTGTCCTAATCTAAGGACGCTTCGCCTCAACCGTGCCCTCCCACTAGAGAAGCTTCACATCCTTCTTCGCCGTGCTCCCCAGTTGGTTGAGTTAGGCACAGGTGCCCTCACGGCTGAGGTCCGTTCCGATACATTTTCCAACCTGGCTGATGCTTTTTCAGGCTGTAAGCAACTTAAGGGTTTGTCTGGGTTTTGGGATGTGACTCCAGCTTACCTTCCAGCAATATATCCAGTCTGCTATGGAATTACGTCTTTGAATTTAAGCTATGCTAGTATTCAGAGCCCGGATCTTTTCAAGTTTGTAAGCCAGTGTCACAACTTGCAGCGGCTATGG GTACAGGATTACATTGAAGATATTGGTCTAGAGGCTATTGCTGCGTCTTGTAAGGATCTTCAAGAACTCAGAGTTTTTCCTTCTGACCCTTATGGAGCGGATCCAAATGTAATTTTGACAGAGCAAGGTCTTGTAGCCGTCTCTGAGGGCTGCCCCAAGCTGCAGTCAGTATTATACTTTTGCCGCCAAATGTCAAATGCAGCATTAGATGCTATTGCTCGGAACCGTCCTAATATGATCCGGTTCCGTCTCTGCATTATAGAGCCTCGAACTCCTGATTATCTTACCCTAGAACCTCTAGATACTGGTTTTGGGGCCATTGTACAACACTGCAAAGATTTGCGGCGGCTTTCCCTCTCTGGTCTGCTCACTAATAGGGTGTTTGAGTACATCGGGAGTCATGCTAAGAAATTAGAGATGCTCTCTATAGCTTTTGCCGGGGATAATGATCTGGGCCTCCATTACGTGCTATCAGGGTGTGAAAGCCTGAGAAAGTTGGAGATCAGAGACTGCCCTTTTGGGGATAAGGCTCTCTTGGCCAATGCTGCAAAGCTGGAGAAAATGCGATCCCTTTGGATGTCTTCTTGCTCAGTAAGTTTTAGAGCATGTAAGCTCTTAGGCCAAAAGATGCCTAGGCTTAATGTTGAAGTTATAGATGAGAGGGGCCCTCCAAATTCAAGGCCAGAAGATGACCCTGTCGAGAAACTCTACATTTACCGAACAGTTAGAGGTCCAAGGCTCGATACGCCTGAATTTGTTTGGACAATGCATGAAGACGCAGCATTGAGGTTTTCTTAA